The nucleotide window TTAACCGGGTACATGGCTCAGCAGGAGCAAACGGTTCCCCCCAACTCTTTCTCCGCTGCTCCGGAAGCTCGTGGTAACGACTCCCGAGGGAGTGACGGAGGGATAAATGAAGATGTCTCTAAAGAGGGTGATTCTAGTAGCGCTCCTGGCAGTGGTCTTCGTGCCGCTGGCAACAGCGGGCGATATCGATTTTCTGTTTGCCGGGGGAACCTGGTCGTGGGCAGGCGGAGTGGGTAGCCAGCTCATCGCCAACAGCAACACCGTCCTGGTGAATGGGAATTTCTTGATCAACGCAATCGCTATCACCAGCGGCGGCGCCATCGGTGGCAACGGCTCGGTAGCGAACCCGTTCACTTGGGGTGCGGGCGGCGGCATCTCGATCAGTGGCTGCGGCGGCCCCTGCTTCTCGGGCACCTTCACGTCGGCCCAGCTCGGCTTTAACGGCGGCGGCGGCATGACCTTTGTCGGCAACTTTATTGTTGGCACAGTGGATCCTCTGTTACTTGCCTTCCTCGGCTTGCCCGCGAACGTAACAGACTTCTCCGGCTTGATGCACATGGACATCAACCCGGCGCCAGTCAGCTTCGCCAACGGTGGCCAGGGCTTTGTGGGCAGCGGCGATATTCACCTTCAGCCGGTGCCTGAGCCTGGCACGCTGGCGATGTTCGGCTCCGGCGCATCGGACTCGGGGCTGATCCCGATGATGTTCCCCGACTACCAGCGGGTGAACAATCCCGAGGCGAACAAGCGCTTCGAGGCGCTGTGGGGCGCGCGCCTCGACACCAAGCCCGGCCTCACCGTGGTCGAGGTGCTGAACGGCGCCTACGACGGCACGATCCGCGGCATGTACGTGATGGGCGAGAACCCGGCCATGTCCGACCCCGACCTGCAGCATGCGCGCGAGGGCCTCGCGCGCCTCGAGCACCTCGTCGTTCAGGACATCTTCCTCACCGAGACCGCGTGGTTCGCCGATGTAGTTTTGCCGGCGACCGCCTGGCCGGAGAAGGACGGCACGGTGACCAACACCGATCGCATGGTGCAGCTCGGCCGCAAGGCGGTGCCTGCGCCGGGCGATGCGCGCGAGGATCTGTGGATCGTCCAGGAGCTGGCGCGCCGCCTCGGGCTGGGCTGGGATTATCGCGGGCCGAAGGATGTCTGGAACGAGATGCGCCAGGGCATGAACTCGGTGCACGGCATCACCTGGGAACGGCTCGAGCGCGATTCGTCGGTCACCTACCCTTGCGAGAACGAAGGCGATGCGGGAGAGCCGGTTGTGTTCCAGACCCATTTCCCGACGCCGACCGGACGCGGCAAGTTCGTCCCTGCCGATCTGCTGACGGCCGCGGAGCGTCCGGACCGGGACTATCCGATGGTGCTGATCACCGGCCGCCAGCTCGAGCACTGGCACACCGGCGCGATGACGCGCCGCTCGGCGGTGCTCGATGCGATCGAGCCTGAAGCAGTGGTCCTCATGCATCCGCTCGACCTGGCGGCGATCGGCGCACGCGCGGGTGAAGTCGTGACCGTGCGCTCGCGGCGCGGTGCGATCTCGCTCTACGCTCGCGCCGACGAGGGCACGCCGCGCGGCGCGGTATTCATTCCCTTCGCTTACCAGGAGG belongs to Terriglobia bacterium and includes:
- a CDS encoding molybdopterin-dependent oxidoreductase, with the translated sequence MKMSLKRVILVALLAVVFVPLATAGDIDFLFAGGTWSWAGGVGSQLIANSNTVLVNGNFLINAIAITSGGAIGGNGSVANPFTWGAGGGISISGCGGPCFSGTFTSAQLGFNGGGGMTFVGNFIVGTVDPLLLAFLGLPANVTDFSGLMHMDINPAPVSFANGGQGFVGSGDIHLQPVPEPGTLAMFGSGASDSGLIPMMFPDYQRVNNPEANKRFEALWGARLDTKPGLTVVEVLNGAYDGTIRGMYVMGENPAMSDPDLQHAREGLARLEHLVVQDIFLTETAWFADVVLPATAWPEKDGTVTNTDRMVQLGRKAVPAPGDAREDLWIVQELARRLGLGWDYRGPKDVWNEMRQGMNSVHGITWERLERDSSVTYPCENEGDAGEPVVFQTHFPTPTGRGKFVPADLLTAAERPDRDYPMVLITGRQLEHWHTGAMTRRSAVLDAIEPEAVVLMHPLDLAAIGARAGEVVTVRSRRGAISLYARADEGTPRGAVFIPFAYQEAAANLLTNPALDPFGKIPEFKYCAVKVTSGGTPPADPGYGKGKQLAAMRTT